A window of the Candidatus Neomarinimicrobiota bacterium genome harbors these coding sequences:
- the ftcD gene encoding glutamate formimidoyltransferase: MEGLVECVPNFSEGGDQSILDAIALSIRSVPEVELLDVVAGRDTNRSVFTFVGSREGVKEGAFRAIEAASRHIDMTQHSGVHPRLGATDVCPFIPLRGVTMGDCVEMARELGQRVADELSIPVFLYGFAASSLERSDLATIRRGEYEKLEGKLRDPVWAPDFGKPDFNERSGATVIGARKLLIAYNVNLDSAQKTVAHDIALRVREKGRLKHDSDGELITVPGRLKECKAMGWVIDEYGKAQVSMNLTDYHVTPLHTAFETVKDEARKRGIQVTGSELVGLVPLEAMLMSGRFYLDLQKKNRAVPETELVRVASDTLGLHELSPFDPLKKIIDYRVRGMRPSNRIAEIAT; this comes from the coding sequence ATGGAAGGGCTCGTTGAGTGCGTTCCGAATTTCAGTGAGGGCGGCGATCAATCTATTCTCGACGCTATCGCCCTCTCCATCCGTTCTGTGCCGGAAGTCGAATTACTGGACGTGGTTGCCGGGAGGGACACAAACCGTTCGGTCTTCACATTCGTTGGTTCCCGAGAAGGCGTCAAGGAAGGCGCTTTTCGGGCCATAGAGGCTGCATCCCGTCACATTGATATGACGCAGCATTCCGGCGTCCACCCGAGACTGGGTGCCACCGATGTCTGTCCGTTCATACCTCTTCGTGGCGTTACCATGGGAGATTGTGTCGAGATGGCAAGGGAACTGGGACAGCGAGTAGCAGATGAGCTCTCGATTCCTGTCTTTCTCTATGGATTCGCCGCATCTTCACTTGAGAGGAGTGACCTTGCGACCATCCGCAGAGGAGAGTATGAAAAACTGGAGGGAAAGCTCCGGGACCCCGTTTGGGCTCCCGATTTTGGAAAACCTGACTTCAATGAGAGAAGCGGGGCCACTGTCATAGGCGCGCGCAAGCTTCTCATTGCCTATAACGTGAACCTGGATAGCGCTCAGAAGACGGTGGCCCACGACATCGCCCTGCGGGTGCGGGAAAAAGGAAGGCTGAAGCACGATTCTGATGGCGAATTGATTACCGTCCCCGGTCGTCTGAAAGAGTGCAAAGCAATGGGTTGGGTAATAGATGAATACGGGAAGGCACAGGTGTCAATGAATTTGACAGATTACCATGTGACACCCCTTCACACCGCATTCGAAACGGTCAAAGACGAGGCCCGAAAGCGAGGGATTCAGGTAACGGGCAGCGAGTTGGTGGGACTTGTACCTCTCGAGGCAATGCTCATGAGCGGACGGTTCTACCTTGACCTTCAGAAGAAAAATCGAGCCGTTCCTGAGACGGAGCTCGTTCGCGTTGCTTCGGACACGCTTGGATTGCATGAGCTGTCCCCTTTCGATCCTTTGAAGAAAATCATTGACTACCGCGTAAGGGGAATGCGGCCATCGAACCGAATTGCCGAGATTGCCACATAA
- a CDS encoding site-2 protease family protein — protein MNQLILLVPPILIALTFHEYAHAWVAFRLGDPTAKMAGRLSLNPLSHLDPIGTIMLFVVHFGWAKPVPIDPRYFKDPKRDMLWVALAGPGANMALAFLSGILLNALVRSGSIQGLGGAPFVNMLVFSLQINLALAVFNLLPIPPLDGSKIVRGLLPNRYEAMAWRLEQYGPWILMGIIFLGFATGYSIFWMFIGPFVHFFSSLFSFGLL, from the coding sequence ATGAATCAACTCATCCTCCTTGTTCCTCCCATACTCATTGCCCTGACCTTTCACGAGTACGCCCATGCATGGGTCGCCTTCCGCCTGGGGGATCCAACGGCAAAAATGGCAGGAAGACTCTCGCTCAACCCCCTTTCTCATCTCGATCCCATTGGGACCATCATGCTCTTTGTCGTCCATTTTGGATGGGCCAAACCGGTACCCATAGATCCCAGATACTTCAAAGATCCGAAGCGTGACATGCTATGGGTGGCTCTCGCGGGGCCCGGCGCGAATATGGCACTGGCGTTCCTGTCGGGTATTCTCCTGAATGCCCTGGTCAGATCGGGATCAATTCAGGGGTTGGGCGGTGCCCCTTTTGTGAATATGCTTGTTTTCAGTCTCCAGATTAACCTTGCTCTGGCAGTCTTCAACCTTCTTCCTATCCCACCCCTTGATGGTTCGAAAATAGTCAGAGGCTTGTTGCCGAACCGTTATGAAGCCATGGCCTGGCGACTGGAGCAATACGGACCCTGGATACTCATGGGAATTATTTTTCTTGGCTTCGCGACGGGATACTCCATATTCTGGATGTTTATCGGCCCTTTCGTTCACTTCTTTTCCTCCCTGTTCTCTTTCGGACTGCTGTGA
- the xerD gene encoding site-specific tyrosine recombinase XerD, with translation MTRSHLAEFLISVRVERNLSPNTIEAYEHDISRYLTFLDEREGISSSDDVKPRHVREYLRNLSDLPLVPSSIRRNLSAVRTYHQFLVEEGFSSTDPSELLEAPRLPKKLPTVLTVEEVEKLLQVIDHRHDLGKRDRAMLELLYSAGLRVSELVTLTMMSLLANRGWVRVFGKGSKERVIPLGSHASTWLETYMNEARPTLSKRGKRTDVLFLNHRGDPISRKGVWKIVRQAGKAAGIRKPVSPHTLRHSFATHLLEGGANLRAVQEMLGHADISTTQIYTHLDKSYLKEVHRTYHPRW, from the coding sequence GTGACGCGATCACATCTGGCGGAGTTTCTCATCTCTGTCCGTGTCGAACGCAATCTCTCACCTAACACCATTGAAGCCTATGAGCACGACATTTCTCGATATTTGACCTTTCTTGATGAGAGGGAGGGGATTTCATCATCAGACGACGTCAAGCCCCGGCATGTTCGAGAGTACTTGAGGAATCTCTCTGACCTGCCTCTCGTACCCAGCAGCATCCGAAGGAATCTGTCCGCGGTGAGAACCTACCACCAGTTTCTCGTGGAAGAAGGATTCTCGTCCACCGATCCCTCCGAGCTTCTTGAAGCGCCAAGACTTCCGAAAAAACTGCCAACCGTGTTGACCGTTGAAGAAGTGGAGAAACTTCTTCAGGTGATTGATCACAGACATGACTTGGGAAAACGTGACAGAGCAATGCTGGAGCTCTTGTACTCCGCCGGCCTCCGGGTATCAGAGCTGGTAACTCTTACCATGATGAGTCTGCTGGCAAACCGGGGTTGGGTTAGAGTTTTTGGAAAAGGTTCTAAGGAGCGGGTCATTCCTCTCGGTAGTCATGCCTCAACATGGCTCGAGACATACATGAATGAGGCCCGTCCAACTCTTTCGAAGAGGGGAAAACGAACGGACGTGCTGTTCCTGAATCACCGTGGTGACCCCATATCAAGAAAAGGTGTGTGGAAGATTGTACGACAGGCTGGGAAGGCAGCTGGAATAAGAAAACCCGTAAGCCCCCATACACTTCGCCATTCGTTCGCCACGCACCTTCTTGAAGGAGGTGCGAACTTGAGGGCTGTACAGGAAATGTTGGGTCATGCGGATATCAGTACCACGCAGATCTATACGCATCTTGACAAAAGTTATCTCAAAGAAGTCCACCGGACCTACCATCCACGATGGTGA
- a CDS encoding SIS domain-containing protein: METDGKTTLHAVRRQLAEAAEIMEQMKGSCGDDIVVAARMITDTVKNGGKVLWCGNGGSAAQAQHLSTELVGGLRDHRRPPIASVSLTTDSSLLTAWSNDLSFETVFSRQVEALGRRGDILLAISTSGNSSNILKAVETARTIGIGIIILTGREGGKLKDRGDLVIHIPSSDTQRIQEGHIAAGHIICELVERAFMRST, translated from the coding sequence ATGGAAACTGACGGAAAGACGACGCTTCACGCGGTGAGGAGACAGTTGGCCGAGGCCGCCGAAATCATGGAACAGATGAAGGGGTCATGCGGCGACGATATCGTTGTGGCAGCCCGGATGATCACTGACACCGTGAAGAACGGGGGAAAAGTCCTCTGGTGCGGCAACGGAGGCAGCGCCGCACAGGCCCAGCATCTGTCTACCGAGCTGGTGGGTGGCTTGAGAGACCACCGGCGGCCTCCCATCGCCTCCGTGTCACTCACGACCGATTCATCGTTGCTGACGGCCTGGTCTAACGACCTCTCTTTTGAAACTGTTTTTTCCCGTCAGGTAGAGGCTCTGGGGAGAAGGGGAGATATTCTTCTGGCCATCTCCACAAGCGGCAATTCATCCAATATCCTTAAGGCTGTTGAAACGGCCAGAACCATCGGAATTGGGATAATCATTTTGACTGGAAGGGAAGGGGGAAAACTCAAAGACAGGGGTGATCTTGTTATTCACATTCCATCGTCAGATACTCAACGTATACAGGAAGGCCACATTGCCGCCGGACACATCATCTGCGAACTCGTGGAACGCGCTTTCATGAGGTCAACCTGA
- a CDS encoding geranylgeranylglyceryl/heptaprenylglyceryl phosphate synthase yields MKGSAFEYLLNVRSQRGAGYLVLIDPDRKNDGILEDLVTTVNESEADAILMGGSLFMDGRFQERAAKVRETARVPVILFPGAANQLGPHCDAVLFMSVISGRNPNYLIGEQVIAAPIVKDLGLEPIPTGYLLFDGGGNSTVEFMSNSKPLPLNRPDIAIAHGLAAEYLGMKLLYLEAGSGARQSVPEKTIRSVASEVSLPLIVGGGIRTGQEARSKVKAGASFIVTGTAIEDPNRLDLLNEFADAIHGN; encoded by the coding sequence ATGAAGGGTTCGGCGTTTGAGTATTTGTTGAATGTCAGGTCTCAAAGAGGAGCAGGATATCTTGTTCTTATCGACCCTGACCGGAAGAACGATGGTATTCTTGAGGACTTGGTCACTACGGTGAATGAGAGCGAAGCCGACGCGATTCTTATGGGTGGGAGTCTTTTCATGGACGGACGGTTTCAGGAAAGGGCAGCCAAAGTCAGGGAGACTGCGAGGGTTCCCGTCATTCTCTTTCCGGGAGCAGCAAACCAGCTGGGACCCCACTGCGATGCGGTGCTTTTCATGTCGGTCATCAGTGGGAGAAATCCAAACTACCTTATCGGCGAACAGGTGATTGCAGCCCCCATCGTGAAGGACCTTGGACTGGAACCGATTCCCACCGGATATCTGTTATTCGATGGTGGGGGAAACTCAACGGTGGAGTTCATGAGCAATTCGAAACCTCTCCCCCTGAACCGGCCTGACATAGCGATCGCTCACGGACTTGCGGCTGAATATCTGGGTATGAAGCTGTTGTACCTGGAGGCCGGCAGCGGGGCCCGGCAAAGCGTTCCGGAGAAGACGATAAGGTCAGTGGCGTCAGAGGTGAGTCTTCCCCTGATCGTGGGCGGGGGCATCCGCACGGGACAGGAGGCCAGAAGCAAGGTGAAGGCGGGTGCCAGCTTTATTGTGACGGGTACAGCTATCGAAGATCCCAACAGATTGGACTTGCTCAATGAATTCGCGGATGCCATTCATGGAAACTGA
- the gcvPA gene encoding aminomethyl-transferring glycine dehydrogenase subunit GcvPA — protein MSTTKSSSKPNQFVPYTSDLEEELLREMGLNSFGDLIQVIPRDLRLDGGLPLPRGKSEPDIVREMKFTAGRNSTSEQLISFLGGGSYDHFVPEAVSYLSSRAEFSTSYTPYQAEVSQGTLQAIYEYQTMICEITAMEVANASLYDGASAVAEACLLARRVNGRPVVLVSDGLYSEYRMVLETYTRYSPLKVESIPLNSGVTDMDWLRDRNDDDVSAVVIQSPNRLGLMESWREAGRIVSGLPALFVAVGDPISFGMFAPPGECGADVYAGEGQGLGSYVSFGGPYLGLLATRMEYVRKVPGRLVGEAKDIEGKPGFVLALQTREQHIRRDRATSNICTNQGLVALKAAIYLALLGKEGFKKVANLCFQKSHYASRKILEIPGFSLPYGDRFFQEFVVKCPVPVETLLAEGLRKGLLVGTPVKDDSHLLMIAVTEQRSKEDIDSLVSFLKGNK, from the coding sequence ATGAGTACGACAAAATCATCCAGTAAGCCCAATCAGTTTGTGCCTTACACCTCTGATCTCGAGGAGGAATTGCTCCGGGAAATGGGACTGAATTCCTTCGGTGACCTGATACAGGTGATCCCACGGGATTTGAGACTCGACGGAGGCCTTCCTCTGCCCCGGGGTAAATCGGAACCTGACATCGTGCGCGAAATGAAGTTCACTGCAGGAAGAAACTCCACATCAGAACAGCTCATCTCCTTTCTGGGTGGTGGTTCCTACGACCATTTTGTTCCGGAAGCGGTGTCTTATCTGAGCTCCCGGGCCGAGTTTTCCACGTCGTACACCCCCTACCAGGCGGAGGTCAGTCAGGGAACGCTGCAGGCCATCTATGAATACCAGACTATGATTTGCGAAATCACGGCAATGGAGGTGGCCAACGCGTCCCTTTACGATGGCGCTTCGGCCGTGGCGGAGGCGTGTCTCCTTGCCCGGCGAGTGAACGGCAGACCGGTGGTTCTCGTGAGTGATGGACTGTACAGCGAATACCGAATGGTTTTGGAGACATACACAAGGTATTCCCCCCTCAAGGTGGAGTCAATTCCCCTGAACAGCGGTGTCACCGACATGGATTGGCTCAGAGACCGCAACGACGATGACGTCTCGGCGGTCGTGATTCAATCCCCTAACCGGCTTGGCTTGATGGAATCATGGCGTGAGGCAGGCAGAATCGTCTCCGGTCTCCCAGCCCTTTTCGTGGCCGTGGGTGATCCCATTTCGTTCGGAATGTTCGCTCCCCCTGGGGAGTGCGGGGCAGACGTTTACGCGGGCGAAGGGCAGGGTCTGGGGTCGTATGTGTCCTTCGGTGGTCCGTATCTTGGACTCCTGGCCACTCGCATGGAATATGTTCGAAAAGTCCCGGGGCGGCTCGTTGGGGAGGCAAAAGATATTGAAGGAAAGCCCGGTTTTGTGCTCGCCCTTCAAACGCGAGAACAGCATATAAGGCGTGATCGGGCGACGTCGAATATCTGTACGAATCAGGGTCTCGTTGCACTCAAGGCGGCAATCTATCTGGCCCTTCTCGGAAAGGAAGGTTTCAAGAAAGTTGCCAACCTCTGCTTTCAGAAAAGCCACTACGCATCCCGCAAGATACTCGAGATTCCCGGCTTTTCACTACCCTACGGCGACCGCTTTTTCCAGGAATTTGTTGTAAAATGCCCTGTTCCCGTTGAAACTCTCCTGGCGGAGGGCCTCAGAAAGGGATTATTGGTCGGCACTCCCGTGAAGGACGACTCGCATTTACTCATGATCGCGGTAACGGAACAGCGATCGAAAGAAGATATCGATTCACTCGTATCATTTCTGAAGGGGAACAAATGA
- the gcvH gene encoding glycine cleavage system protein GcvH — protein sequence MNTPDSLLYTKNHEWVLIEDNVATVGITDFAQGELGDIIYLELPDSGATVVKDDPFGTIEAVKTVADLFAPVPGTIVEVNESLDKSPEKVNKEPYGEGWIIKIEMSDPSELENLMNADEYDKIIQ from the coding sequence ATGAATACTCCTGACAGCTTGCTTTATACAAAGAACCATGAATGGGTATTAATCGAAGACAACGTTGCGACGGTAGGTATCACGGACTTCGCCCAGGGTGAGCTGGGCGATATAATCTATCTTGAGTTGCCGGATTCCGGCGCAACCGTGGTGAAGGATGATCCCTTCGGTACCATAGAGGCGGTGAAAACAGTGGCCGATCTATTCGCCCCCGTCCCGGGGACCATTGTCGAGGTAAATGAGTCTCTTGATAAAAGTCCGGAAAAGGTAAACAAGGAGCCCTACGGCGAGGGGTGGATCATAAAGATTGAGATGTCCGATCCCTCTGAACTGGAAAACCTGATGAATGCGGATGAGTACGACAAAATCATCCAGTAA
- the accC gene encoding acetyl-CoA carboxylase biotin carboxylase subunit, which produces MIKKILVANRGEIALRIIRACHELGISTVAVYSQSDELSLHVRFADEAVCIGPPHSRDSYLNIPRIVSAAEITDSDSIHPGYGFLAENADFAEICEDNGFIFVGPPSEIIRAMGDKAMAKGTMKAANVPIIPGSNGVIPNLSEARSAAEEIGYPVILKASAGGGGRGMRTVHGETDLERAFDTARTEAENAFSNGDLYLEKLVEKPRHVEIQILADAHGNVVHLGERECSIQRRHQKLVEESPSPAVNDELRREMGETAVRGAKSINYEGLGTVEFLLDEKRKEFYFMEMNTRIQVEHPVTEMVVSKDLVKMQIEIAAGETFPEYMKSMKLRGHAIECRINAEDPENGFMPSPKLIESFHVPGGNGVRVDTHVYAGYTIPSYYDSLIAKLIVHAHDRSSAINRMQRALEETIIEGPKTTIPFHRAIMRNKDFRDGNIDTGFLDNFAFLPEA; this is translated from the coding sequence ATGATCAAAAAAATACTTGTTGCGAACAGAGGGGAGATCGCTCTTCGAATTATCCGGGCATGCCATGAACTGGGAATCTCAACCGTTGCGGTCTATTCTCAGTCAGACGAACTTTCCCTTCACGTACGCTTTGCCGATGAAGCAGTCTGCATCGGACCCCCTCACAGCCGGGACAGCTACTTGAACATTCCGAGAATCGTGAGCGCAGCCGAGATAACGGACAGCGATTCCATCCATCCGGGCTACGGGTTCTTAGCAGAGAACGCCGATTTTGCCGAGATTTGTGAGGACAACGGCTTCATTTTTGTGGGTCCTCCCTCGGAGATCATCAGGGCCATGGGAGACAAGGCGATGGCCAAAGGGACGATGAAGGCTGCGAATGTTCCTATCATTCCGGGAAGCAACGGCGTGATTCCAAACCTGAGTGAAGCCCGTTCAGCCGCAGAGGAAATCGGTTATCCCGTGATTTTGAAGGCATCTGCAGGAGGCGGGGGGCGTGGTATGAGAACGGTCCATGGAGAGACGGACCTCGAAAGGGCCTTCGACACCGCGAGAACCGAAGCCGAGAATGCCTTCAGCAACGGCGATCTCTATCTCGAGAAGCTCGTGGAAAAGCCCCGACACGTGGAGATTCAGATTCTGGCCGATGCTCATGGCAACGTTGTGCACCTGGGGGAGCGGGAATGTTCCATCCAACGTCGTCACCAGAAATTGGTGGAGGAATCTCCATCACCAGCCGTCAACGATGAGCTCAGGAGAGAGATGGGAGAAACCGCCGTGCGCGGGGCAAAGTCGATCAATTACGAGGGCCTGGGTACCGTCGAATTCCTTTTGGATGAAAAGAGAAAAGAGTTCTACTTTATGGAGATGAATACACGTATCCAGGTGGAGCACCCGGTAACGGAAATGGTTGTCAGCAAGGACCTGGTGAAGATGCAGATTGAGATTGCGGCCGGGGAAACGTTTCCAGAATACATGAAATCCATGAAGCTGCGGGGTCATGCCATCGAGTGTCGTATCAATGCTGAGGATCCGGAGAACGGTTTCATGCCTTCTCCGAAGCTTATCGAGAGTTTCCATGTTCCGGGAGGAAACGGAGTTCGAGTGGATACTCACGTATACGCTGGCTATACCATCCCTAGCTACTACGATTCGCTTATCGCAAAGCTCATTGTCCATGCCCATGACCGGTCCTCCGCCATAAACCGGATGCAAAGAGCACTTGAGGAGACGATCATCGAGGGACCAAAAACGACCATCCCCTTCCACCGCGCAATTATGCGAAACAAGGATTTTCGGGATGGCAATATCGATACCGGCTTCCTCGACAATTTCGCGTTTCTTCCGGAAGCGTGA
- the accB gene encoding acetyl-CoA carboxylase biotin carboxyl carrier protein, with product MWQNRLKRIIDMLESRNVNEIEVSFWGRRFRVSKGNPWGGKAEANPGPLSIPAHQTEAEEGMAVEDSISQETDEGNGVEVRAPMVGTFYRAPSPESAPYVNVGSHVGSGQALCIIEAMKIMNEIESEITGRVAKILVENTQAVEYGQLLFLIEPD from the coding sequence ATGTGGCAGAACCGGCTGAAAAGAATCATAGACATGCTTGAGTCGAGAAATGTCAATGAGATAGAGGTGAGCTTCTGGGGCCGCAGGTTTCGTGTGTCGAAAGGCAACCCATGGGGCGGAAAAGCGGAAGCCAACCCGGGCCCCCTTTCGATCCCTGCCCATCAGACAGAGGCGGAAGAAGGGATGGCCGTCGAAGATTCGATTTCCCAGGAGACGGATGAAGGGAATGGAGTCGAGGTTCGGGCACCCATGGTGGGCACATTTTACCGGGCTCCCTCTCCCGAATCGGCCCCTTACGTCAATGTCGGTAGTCATGTTGGCTCGGGTCAAGCGCTCTGCATTATAGAGGCCATGAAGATCATGAATGAGATTGAATCGGAGATAACGGGCCGCGTGGCCAAAATTCTGGTGGAGAACACCCAAGCGGTGGAGTATGGTCAACTGCTTTTCCTCATTGAGCCAGATTAG